DNA sequence from the Bacteroidota bacterium genome:
CCCCGGAGCCCTGGCGGGGGGCGTGGTTGCGCTCTATATTGGGGCCGGCGGGCCCGGGGGGGGGCGGCGCGCCACGCCCCCACGGGTGCCCCCCGACCCTCGACCCTAGACTCCCACGATGAAACTGCCTTACGCTCTCGCCCGCCGGTTCGTCGCCGGCGAGACCCTGGACGCTGCGCTCCCCGCCGTCCGCGACCTCCGCGCCGACGGCCTCCTGGTCACACTCGACCTGCTCGGCGAGGACGTGGCGGACCGCCGGAAGGCCGAGGACTACGCCCTCGAATACATCCGCATCCTCCGCGTGCTCGACTCCGAGGACAGCACGCTCCCGCCCAACATCTCGATCAAGCTCTCGATGATCGGGCAGCGGATCGACCGCGACTTCTGCGTGGCGAACCTCCGCCGCGTCCTCGACGAGGCCAAGCAACTCGGCGCCTTCGTCCGGCTCGACATGGAGGGTTCCGACCTCACGCCTTCCACGCTCGGCATCTTCGAAGAGGTCTACCCGGACTACCCCGAGAACGTGGGCACCGTGCTCCAGGCCTACCTCCACCGCACCGAGGCCGACGTGGCCCGGATGTGCGAACTCGACGCCCGCATCCGGCTCTGCAAGGGGGCCTACAAGGAGCCACCGGGCATCGCCTACCAGGCCATGCCCGAGATCCGCGCCAATTACAAGCAGCTCGCCCGCGACCTCATCACCGGAGCCGGCTACCCCGGCATCGCCACGCACGACGACGAGCTGATCGAGGCCACCAAGACGTTCGTCCGCGCCGAGGGCATCGCGCCCGAGCGCTTCGAGTTCCAGATGCTCTACGGCCTCCGCCCCGAGACGCAGCGCGACCTCGTCCGCGAGGGCTTCAACGTGCGCGTCTACGTACCCTACGGCACCGAGTGGGGCCCCTACTTCACGCGCCGCCTGCGCGAGCGCAAGGAGAACGTCTGGTTCATCGCCAAGACGATGTTCCAACGCTAGCCGAAGAGGCCGGCGACGGGCAGCGCCAGACTCGGCATCAGCGGCGTCGACAGCGTGCCGTCCATGCCTAGCTCGGCAGCGCGCTCGTAAGCCTCCGGACCAGACGGGCGGAACACCTGCACCTGGTCGACGGCGGGGTCGAGCGTCCAGTATTCGGCGACGCCGAAGCGCGCGTAGAGCGCCCGCTTGCGGACGAGGTCGGTCCGCCGCGTGCTCGGCGAGAGCACCTCGCAGACGAGGTCCGGCGCGCCCTTGCAGTTAGCCTCGTCCACGATGCGGAGGCGGTCGTCCGCGATGAAGAGCACGTCCGGCTGCACGATATCGTAGTCCGAGAGCAGCACGTCGAACGGCGCCACGAAAACCTCGCCCAGACCGTGTTCGCGGACGTGAAGCTCCAGTTCGAGTGCGAGCCGGAAGGCAACGCGCTGATGTTTGGTGAGCGGGGCGGGACTCATGACCTCCTCTCCGTCGATGATCTCGTGGCGGCGCCCGTCCGGTGGGATGAGCGCGTAGTCTTCGTAGGTGAGCCTGATCGTCTCGGTCTGCATGGTCCTCCTCGCGGCTGGCGTAGGGAGAAGATAGGGTCAGGCGGCGACCTCTTCTGACGGCTCTTCGTCCTCAATCATCTCCTCAGTCTCCGGCTCGTCATCGCCGGTCAACTCGTCGAGGTCCACCGTCGCCCCGTCGCCGCTGACGGTGTCCCGGCTCCGGGCGAGTTCTTCGGCGACGAACGCCGCTGTCGGCGTGTCGGCCACGGCGAGCTGCTCGGGCGTTCCGGCGAAGAGGATCTGCCCGCCCGCCGCCCCGCCGTCGGGGCCGAGGTCGACCACATGGTCGGCGACTTTCATCACGTCCGAGTTGTGCTCGATCACGAGGACGGTGTTGCCCTTCTCGACGAGCGCCTGGAGGACGCGGAGCAGGTGGCGGATGTCCTCGAAGTGGAGGCCCGTCGTCGGCTCGTCGAGGATATAGACCGTCGAGCCGGTGCCGGGGCGCGACAGCTCCTTCGAGAGCTTGACGCGCTGCGCCTCGCCGCCGGAGAGCGTCGTCGCCTGCTGCCCGAGGCGGACGTAGCCCAGCCCGACCGCGTCGAGCGTGCGGAGCTTGCGGGCGATGCGCGGGACGGCCTCGAAGAACTCCAGCGCCTCCGAGACGGGCATCGCCAGCACCTCGGCGATGTTCTTACCCTTGTACCGGATCTCCAGCGTCTCGGCGTTGTAGCGCCGGCCCTTGCACGTCTCGCAGGCGACGTAGACGTCCGGCAGGAAGTTCATCTCCAGCTTGACGATCCCGGCACCCTTGCACGTCTCGCACCGCCCGCCCTTGGTGTTGAACGAGAAGCGTCCCGGCTTGTAGCCCCGGATCTGCGCCTCGGGAAGTTGAGCGAAGAGGTCGCGGATGTAGGTGAACAGGCCCGTGTAGGTCGCCGGGTTCGAGCGCGGCGTCCGCCCGATCGGCGACTGGTCGATGGCGATCACCTTGTCGACGTGATCGAGGCCGCTGATCTCGTCGTAGGGCAGCGGGACGCGCTGGGCGTTGTGGAAGTGCTGCGCGAGGACCGGGTAGAGCGTCTGGTTGACGAGGCTCGACTTGCCGGACCCCGAGACACCCGTCACGCACGTCAGCGTCCCGAGCGGGAGGCGGAAAGTGACATCCTTGAGGTTGTGCCCGCGCGCGCCTTCTAGGACGATCTCGTGCCCGTTGCCCGCACGCCGCTCGGCCGGGACGGGAATCTGCCGGTCGCCCGTCAGGTAGGCGACGGTCAGGCTGCGCTCGGCGGAGCCTTTGGCGAGGTCGCCCGGCGTGCCCGCCCCGAGGACCTCGCCGCCGTACTCGCCCGCCCCCGGCCCGAGGTCGACCACGAAGTCGGCCGCCTCGATCATCTCGCGGTCGTGCTCGACGACGAGGACGGAGTTGCCGAGGTCGCGGAGGTTGCGGAGCGAGGCGATGAGCTTGCCGTTGTCGCGCGGGTGGAGGCCAATCGACGGCTCGTCGAGGACGTAGAGCACACCCGTCAGCTGGGTGCCGATCTGGGTGGCGAGGCGGATGCGCTGGCTCTCGCCGCCGGAGAGCGTCCGCGCCGTCCGGTCGAGCGCGAGGTAGTCCAGCCCGACGTTGAGCAAAAAGTCCAGCCGCTCGGCGATCTCCTTCACGATCGGCTCGCCGATCACCGCCTGGCGGCCTTCGAGTTTGAGGTCGGCGAACCACGCGCGCAGGCTCCGCAGGTCCAGCTGCACGAGGTCGGCGATCGAGGCGTCGCCGTCGTAGGTGCCCGTGTTGCCGACGCGGTAGCTGAGCGACTCGGGCTTGAGCCGGCCCCCGCCGCACGTCCGGCACGGCCGGACCCGCATGAACGCCTCGGCCCACTTCCGCTGAGTCGAGGAGTTGGTCGTCGCGTGGGTGTGGGCGATGTGCTGGTAGACCCCGCCGAAGCGGTGCTGGTACTTGACCTCGCGGCCCTTGTACGAGTAGACGATGTCGAACTGCTCTTCCCCCGCCCCGTCGAGGATGACGGCCCGCTGCTCATCCGAGAGCCTCTTGATCGGTGTCTCGAAGTCGAAGTCGTAGGCGTCGGCGACGGCCCGCAGCTGCGAGAACACCCAGATGTCGCGCGGCGCGCCGAGTGGTGCGAGGCCGCCCTGCTGGATCGACTTCTTCGGGTTCGGGACGACGAGGTCGGGGTCGATCTCTTTGCGCACGCCGAGGCCGTTGCAGTCGGGACACGCGCCGTAGGGCGAGTTGAAGCTGAACGTGTTCGGCGAGGGGTCGTCGTACGACAGCCCGCCCTCGGGGTCGGTGAGGTGGCGGCTCATCAGCCGGTCCTCTCCACCGGGTACGGCCGCGACGAGCGTCCCGCCGCCCATCCCGAGCGCGAGCTCGACCGCCCGCGCGATCCGGGGCCGCACGCCGTCCTTGACGACGAGCCGGTCCACGACGACCTCGATGTCGTGGATCTTGTAGCGGTCTACCTTCATCCCCTTCGTGATCTCGCGCAACTCGCCGTCGACGCGGACGCGCTCGAAGCCCTGCCCGGCGAGCTGCTCGAAGAGATCGCGGTAGTGCCCTTTCCGGCCGCGGACGACCGGCGCGAGGACGATCACCTTCGTCCCCTCGTCGAAGCCGAGGATCGCGTCGATGATCTCGTCGTCCGACTGCCGCCGCATCCGGCGGTGGGACTTGTAAGAGTACGCGTCGGAGGCGCGGGCGTAGAGCAGGCGGAGGAAGTCGTAGATCTCCGTCACCGTCCCGACCGTCGAGCGCGGGTTGCGGCTGACGGTCTTCTGCTCGATCGCGATGACGGGCGAGAGGCCGTCGATGAAGTCGATGTCGGGCCGCTCCATGACCCCGAGGAACTGCCGGGCGTAGGCGCTCAGGCTCTCCATGTAGCGCCGCTGCCCCTCGGCGTAGATCGTGTCGAAGGCGAGGCTCGACTTGCCGCTCCCGCTCAGGCCCGTGATGACGACGAGCTCGCCGCGCGGCAGGTCGAGGTCGATGTTCTGGAGGTTGTGCTCGCGGGCACCGCGAATCGTGATCTGGTCGTCCATCGGGAGGCGGGATGGGCAAAGGCGCGTGTTCGGGAACCCAAGCTGCCTGTCATC
Encoded proteins:
- a CDS encoding proline dehydrogenase family protein, translating into MKLPYALARRFVAGETLDAALPAVRDLRADGLLVTLDLLGEDVADRRKAEDYALEYIRILRVLDSEDSTLPPNISIKLSMIGQRIDRDFCVANLRRVLDEAKQLGAFVRLDMEGSDLTPSTLGIFEEVYPDYPENVGTVLQAYLHRTEADVARMCELDARIRLCKGAYKEPPGIAYQAMPEIRANYKQLARDLITGAGYPGIATHDDELIEATKTFVRAEGIAPERFEFQMLYGLRPETQRDLVREGFNVRVYVPYGTEWGPYFTRRLRERKENVWFIAKTMFQR
- a CDS encoding Uma2 family endonuclease, whose translation is MQTETIRLTYEDYALIPPDGRRHEIIDGEEVMSPAPLTKHQRVAFRLALELELHVREHGLGEVFVAPFDVLLSDYDIVQPDVLFIADDRLRIVDEANCKGAPDLVCEVLSPSTRRTDLVRKRALYARFGVAEYWTLDPAVDQVQVFRPSGPEAYERAAELGMDGTLSTPLMPSLALPVAGLFG
- the uvrA gene encoding excinuclease ABC subunit UvrA, producing the protein MDDQITIRGAREHNLQNIDLDLPRGELVVITGLSGSGKSSLAFDTIYAEGQRRYMESLSAYARQFLGVMERPDIDFIDGLSPVIAIEQKTVSRNPRSTVGTVTEIYDFLRLLYARASDAYSYKSHRRMRRQSDDEIIDAILGFDEGTKVIVLAPVVRGRKGHYRDLFEQLAGQGFERVRVDGELREITKGMKVDRYKIHDIEVVVDRLVVKDGVRPRIARAVELALGMGGGTLVAAVPGGEDRLMSRHLTDPEGGLSYDDPSPNTFSFNSPYGACPDCNGLGVRKEIDPDLVVPNPKKSIQQGGLAPLGAPRDIWVFSQLRAVADAYDFDFETPIKRLSDEQRAVILDGAGEEQFDIVYSYKGREVKYQHRFGGVYQHIAHTHATTNSSTQRKWAEAFMRVRPCRTCGGGRLKPESLSYRVGNTGTYDGDASIADLVQLDLRSLRAWFADLKLEGRQAVIGEPIVKEIAERLDFLLNVGLDYLALDRTARTLSGGESQRIRLATQIGTQLTGVLYVLDEPSIGLHPRDNGKLIASLRNLRDLGNSVLVVEHDREMIEAADFVVDLGPGAGEYGGEVLGAGTPGDLAKGSAERSLTVAYLTGDRQIPVPAERRAGNGHEIVLEGARGHNLKDVTFRLPLGTLTCVTGVSGSGKSSLVNQTLYPVLAQHFHNAQRVPLPYDEISGLDHVDKVIAIDQSPIGRTPRSNPATYTGLFTYIRDLFAQLPEAQIRGYKPGRFSFNTKGGRCETCKGAGIVKLEMNFLPDVYVACETCKGRRYNAETLEIRYKGKNIAEVLAMPVSEALEFFEAVPRIARKLRTLDAVGLGYVRLGQQATTLSGGEAQRVKLSKELSRPGTGSTVYILDEPTTGLHFEDIRHLLRVLQALVEKGNTVLVIEHNSDVMKVADHVVDLGPDGGAAGGQILFAGTPEQLAVADTPTAAFVAEELARSRDTVSGDGATVDLDELTGDDEPETEEMIEDEEPSEEVAA